From the Nonlabens marinus S1-08 genome, one window contains:
- the dnaK gene encoding molecular chaperone DnaK translates to MSKIIGIDLGTTNSCVSVMEGSEPVVIPNAEGKRTTPSVIAFVEGGEIKVGDPAKRQAVTNPTKTVASIKRFMGNKFSEVSNEADRVPYKVVKGDNNTPRVDIDGRLYTPQELSAMILQKMKKTAEDYLGQEVTGAVITVPAYFNDSQRQATKEAGEIAGLKVERIINEPTAAALAYGMDKKDTDQKIVVFDFGGGTHDVSILELGDGVFEVLATDGDTHLGGDDVDEKIIDWLADEFKSAEDIDLRKDPMALQRLKEAAEKAKIELSSSAQTEINLPYVTATASGPKHLVKTLTKSKFDQLISDLVKRTIEPCEKALKAAGLSKSDIDEIILVGGSTRIPAVQEAVENFFGKKPSKGVNPDEVVAVGAAIQGGVLTGDVKDVLLLDVTPLSLGIETMGNVMTKLIEANTTIPTKKSQVFSTAADNQPSVEIHVLQGERAMAPDNKTIGRFHLSDIPPARRGTPQIEVTFDIDANGIIKVSAEDKATGKKQDIRIEASSGLSEEEIERMKQDAAANADADKKAKETADKLNSADQMIFQTEQQLEEFGDKLPEDKKAPIQEALNELKAAYETKEVEKIDPALEKLNTVWTAASEEMYKAQADAQGGQPGPDAGAEASSDADTSDVEDVDFEEVK, encoded by the coding sequence ATGAGTAAAATAATTGGAATTGACTTAGGTACGACCAACAGCTGTGTTTCCGTAATGGAAGGAAGCGAGCCAGTGGTAATACCTAATGCAGAAGGGAAACGCACGACTCCATCTGTTATCGCTTTCGTTGAAGGTGGTGAGATTAAAGTGGGTGACCCTGCAAAAAGACAAGCAGTGACGAACCCGACTAAAACGGTTGCGTCTATCAAAAGATTTATGGGTAACAAATTCAGCGAGGTTTCTAATGAGGCTGACCGTGTTCCTTATAAAGTAGTAAAAGGTGATAACAATACGCCACGTGTAGATATTGATGGTCGTTTGTATACACCACAAGAATTAAGTGCTATGATTCTTCAGAAAATGAAGAAAACGGCAGAAGATTACCTAGGACAAGAAGTAACTGGAGCAGTAATTACAGTACCAGCTTACTTTAACGATTCTCAACGTCAAGCCACTAAGGAAGCTGGTGAGATCGCAGGATTGAAAGTAGAGCGTATTATCAATGAGCCTACTGCTGCGGCACTAGCTTATGGAATGGATAAAAAAGATACAGATCAGAAGATCGTTGTATTTGACTTTGGTGGTGGAACGCATGACGTTTCTATCTTAGAATTGGGTGACGGTGTATTTGAAGTACTAGCTACTGATGGTGACACGCACTTAGGTGGTGATGATGTAGATGAAAAGATCATCGACTGGTTGGCTGATGAATTTAAGTCGGCTGAAGACATCGACCTGCGTAAAGACCCAATGGCGTTGCAACGTTTGAAAGAAGCTGCTGAAAAAGCAAAAATTGAGCTCTCATCCAGCGCACAAACTGAGATCAACTTACCATATGTAACGGCAACCGCTAGCGGACCTAAGCACTTGGTTAAGACTTTGACCAAATCTAAATTTGATCAATTGATTTCTGACTTAGTAAAAAGAACGATTGAGCCATGTGAGAAAGCATTGAAAGCTGCGGGATTGTCTAAGAGCGATATCGATGAGATCATCCTAGTAGGTGGATCTACTCGTATCCCAGCTGTACAAGAGGCTGTGGAGAACTTCTTCGGTAAGAAGCCTTCTAAAGGTGTAAACCCTGATGAGGTAGTTGCCGTAGGTGCAGCGATCCAAGGTGGTGTATTGACTGGAGATGTGAAGGATGTATTGTTACTAGATGTAACTCCGCTTTCTTTAGGTATCGAGACTATGGGTAATGTGATGACCAAATTGATTGAGGCTAACACAACGATCCCAACTAAGAAGTCACAAGTATTCTCTACCGCAGCTGATAACCAGCCAAGTGTTGAGATCCACGTACTGCAAGGAGAACGCGCCATGGCGCCAGATAACAAGACGATTGGAAGATTCCACTTGTCAGATATTCCACCAGCACGTCGTGGAACACCACAAATCGAGGTAACCTTTGACATTGATGCTAACGGTATCATCAAAGTAAGTGCTGAAGATAAGGCGACTGGTAAGAAGCAAGATATTCGTATCGAGGCATCTTCAGGACTAAGCGAGGAAGAAATCGAGAGAATGAAGCAAGATGCAGCTGCTAACGCAGATGCAGATAAGAAAGCTAAAGAAACAGCTGATAAACTGAACAGTGCAGATCAAATGATCTTCCAGACTGAGCAGCAGTTAGAAGAATTTGGCGATAAGCTTCCAGAAGATAAGAAAGCTCCTATTCAAGAAGCGCTGAATGAATTGAAAGCAGCTTATGAAACTAAGGAAGTTGAAAAGATCGATCCAGCACTAGAAAAACTGAACACCGTTTGGACAGCAGCTAGTGAAGAGATGTACAAAGCACAAGCAGATGCTCAAGGTGGACAACCTGGGCCAGACGCAGGCGCTGAGGCTTCCAGCGATGCTGATACTAGCGATGTGGAAGATGTAGATTTTGAGGAAGTGAAGTAA
- a CDS encoding DUF6122 family protein, which produces MQTTLHYFLHFGAPFFIAYLFFKNDWKKAYLILLATMLVDLDHLLATPIFEADRCSINFHPLHTYWAMIVYVAFLFLNKTLRIIGIGLLFHMITDAIDCMMT; this is translated from the coding sequence ATGCAAACCACCCTCCACTACTTCTTGCACTTTGGCGCGCCATTTTTTATCGCCTATCTGTTTTTCAAGAACGATTGGAAAAAAGCGTATTTGATTCTGCTAGCCACGATGCTGGTCGATCTAGATCATTTACTAGCCACGCCGATTTTTGAGGCTGATCGATGCAGTATCAATTTTCACCCGCTTCATACCTACTGGGCAATGATCGTTTACGTTGCTTTCTTGTTTTTGAACAAAACATTACGAATCATAGGTATCGGTTTACTTTTTCACATGATTACAGATGCAATAGATTGTATGATGACATGA
- a CDS encoding helix-turn-helix transcriptional regulator — MNTALEAHKKVLRNREGEPDESLEEFIERFQEITKGPMYSNSLCYALNLSELKYVHVGVNCHQFTGKQVKDFKQSGVDILPKIMIEEDFKALSLHVFPQMQECYQGLGIQERKEAIFEIYYKLKHSGTGKITSVVEYSSYARYNEKGEPTVSTGIVYASPLAIDGVRGIVRCAKSQVQETIFDQTYLHRLETLTDTENKITSLFSKGHSRQEIADTLNISIHTVKTHFRNIYKKLEINKESELMNYLNSK, encoded by the coding sequence ATGAATACTGCACTTGAGGCACATAAAAAAGTATTGCGCAATCGTGAAGGAGAACCTGACGAAAGTCTGGAGGAATTTATCGAGCGATTTCAGGAGATTACTAAAGGCCCTATGTACAGCAACTCTCTATGCTACGCCTTGAATTTAAGCGAGTTAAAATATGTGCATGTTGGGGTAAATTGTCATCAATTTACAGGTAAACAAGTGAAAGACTTCAAACAATCTGGGGTTGATATTCTACCAAAAATTATGATTGAGGAAGATTTTAAGGCACTGTCCTTACATGTTTTTCCACAAATGCAGGAGTGTTATCAAGGTCTAGGTATTCAAGAACGCAAAGAAGCTATTTTTGAAATTTATTATAAGCTCAAGCACAGCGGCACCGGTAAAATTACTTCAGTAGTAGAATACAGTAGTTATGCGAGGTATAATGAAAAAGGTGAACCTACAGTATCCACGGGCATCGTTTATGCATCCCCATTAGCTATAGATGGTGTTCGAGGTATCGTGAGGTGCGCAAAAAGTCAAGTACAAGAAACGATCTTTGATCAAACTTATTTGCACAGGTTAGAGACCTTAACTGATACTGAAAACAAGATCACCAGTTTATTCTCAAAAGGTCATAGCCGTCAAGAAATTGCTGATACTCTCAACATATCCATCCACACCGTTAAAACTCATTTTAGAAATATTTATAAGAAATTAGAAATCAATAAAGAATCGGAATTGATGAATTATTTGAATTCTAAATAA
- a CDS encoding L-serine ammonia-lyase, producing MSEPKKKIEAISVFDMLKIGVGPSSSHTLGPWRAARAFLGKLRDKNWLEHVQSIEVDLYGSLSLTGKGHATDIAVIMGLTNADPQTCDIAEIPEVCEYITNQKLLQLDGVHLISFDPATQIKFHKNFLPFHPNGMRFKAVLNDGKTLFETYFSIGGGFFVQKERKRAAKQRAIFECFPRPVNNAKELQAYCDRENKAVSEIVLENEEYLNSPEAIDAGLKDIWDVMLDSMYIGCHTEGILPGGLNVRRRAFDTHQRLKKGAEYSNKEEWIDAIRGTEVKFREILKWVSCYALAVNEVNASLGRVVTAPTNGSAGVIPAVLMYYLTIENHDADFQDIKKFLLVAGEIGALFKKGATISAAMGGCQAEIGVSSAMAAGALTELMGGTPAQVLMASEIAMEHHLGLTCDPIGGLVQVPCIERNAMGAIKAINACEMALDTDAKNAKVPLDKVIETMWQTAQDMNSKYKETSTGGLAVNVALSDC from the coding sequence ATGTCGGAACCTAAAAAGAAAATAGAAGCCATCAGCGTGTTTGACATGCTCAAAATTGGAGTAGGGCCATCCAGTTCCCATACGCTTGGACCCTGGCGTGCCGCAAGAGCATTTCTAGGAAAACTGCGAGATAAAAATTGGTTAGAACATGTACAGTCCATTGAAGTGGATCTATACGGCTCACTGTCCTTAACAGGTAAAGGCCACGCTACGGATATAGCGGTAATTATGGGATTGACTAATGCAGATCCTCAAACCTGTGACATCGCAGAAATTCCGGAAGTATGCGAATATATTACCAATCAAAAACTATTACAGTTGGATGGTGTTCACCTGATCTCCTTTGATCCAGCTACCCAGATCAAGTTTCATAAAAACTTTTTACCGTTTCACCCTAACGGCATGCGCTTTAAAGCGGTTTTAAATGATGGGAAGACTCTATTTGAAACCTATTTCAGCATTGGCGGCGGATTCTTTGTTCAAAAGGAGCGTAAACGTGCGGCTAAGCAACGCGCTATTTTTGAATGTTTCCCAAGACCTGTAAACAATGCTAAAGAATTGCAGGCATATTGCGATCGGGAAAATAAAGCGGTTTCTGAAATTGTACTGGAAAACGAGGAATATCTCAATTCGCCAGAAGCCATTGACGCTGGACTCAAAGATATTTGGGACGTGATGCTCGACTCCATGTACATAGGCTGCCATACTGAAGGAATTCTACCTGGCGGACTCAATGTAAGACGTAGAGCTTTTGATACACACCAGCGTCTCAAAAAAGGTGCTGAGTATTCCAATAAGGAAGAATGGATTGACGCTATACGTGGTACGGAAGTTAAATTCAGAGAAATACTTAAATGGGTTTCTTGCTATGCACTGGCGGTTAACGAGGTCAACGCATCTTTAGGAAGAGTAGTAACAGCGCCAACTAATGGAAGTGCTGGAGTTATTCCTGCCGTTTTGATGTATTATCTAACTATTGAAAATCACGATGCTGACTTCCAGGATATCAAAAAATTCTTACTTGTGGCTGGTGAGATAGGGGCACTATTCAAAAAAGGAGCTACTATCAGCGCCGCAATGGGTGGTTGCCAGGCAGAAATAGGAGTGAGCAGTGCCATGGCAGCAGGAGCACTTACTGAACTTATGGGCGGTACACCTGCACAGGTGCTAATGGCTAGTGAAATTGCTATGGAGCATCATCTAGGATTGACCTGTGATCCCATAGGTGGTTTGGTTCAGGTGCCATGTATTGAAAGAAATGCGATGGGTGCTATTAAAGCTATCAATGCATGCGAGATGGCACTAGATACGGATGCCAAAAACGCTAAAGTTCCTCTGGATAAAGTCATAGAAACCATGTGGCAAACTGCACAAGACATGAATTCTAAATACAAAGAAACGAGCACTGGAGGATTGGCCGTGAATGTGGCGCTGTCTGATTGCTAA